One genomic window of Tolypothrix sp. NIES-4075 includes the following:
- a CDS encoding siphovirus Gp157 family protein, which translates to MITTTDINRASLAVLSITSAQLWEEIDNCEGELELQQLLHDQLNVQQATEAKVDAIAYVADQLKLDLETWETRLEKIVELHSTVIQRRRNQIAQIKGYLLKLHTSGVLSEQVAGVERRIDFQNNPPSVVLLVEPDELPTEFQDVKVNAKSKDILAAHKRGEDVSAIAEIVTGKHVRFRHMKHSKSPRSKK; encoded by the coding sequence ATGATAACAACCACCGACATAAACCGTGCCAGCCTTGCAGTGCTATCAATCACCAGCGCCCAATTGTGGGAGGAGATTGACAATTGTGAGGGCGAATTAGAGTTACAACAGTTGCTGCATGACCAACTTAACGTGCAGCAAGCAACAGAGGCAAAAGTAGATGCGATCGCCTACGTCGCTGACCAGTTAAAGCTAGACCTGGAAACCTGGGAGACGCGGCTAGAAAAGATTGTAGAACTGCACTCTACAGTTATCCAACGGCGTCGCAACCAGATAGCCCAAATAAAGGGGTATCTCCTGAAGTTGCACACTTCGGGAGTGCTGAGTGAGCAGGTAGCTGGAGTCGAGCGCCGTATCGACTTTCAAAACAATCCGCCCTCAGTTGTGCTGCTGGTTGAACCCGACGAACTACCAACAGAATTTCAGGATGTCAAGGTCAATGCCAAGTCTAAGGACATTTTAGCAGCACACAAACGCGGCGAGGACGTGAGTGCCATTGCAGAGATAGTTACCGGAAAGCACGTCCGCTTTCGACACATGAAACATTCTAAGTCACCACGGAGTAAGAAATGA